In Gemmatimonadota bacterium, a genomic segment contains:
- a CDS encoding amidohydrolase family protein, with protein sequence MQYGGPWAENWWYEHYDILSDAKLTRFTPFSELERRGLRRPQWFRDSEYSFTLFAEQAKKVVEAGGRVGLGGHGQLQGLGVHWELWTIAKGGMKPMDALRVGTIYGAESIGLARDLGSVEAGKLADILVLDGNPLDDIANTNTIRYVMKNGRVYGGDSLNEIWPRQRAMPKQWWMTNERRRSSPTSFMRIAAVGGSAPSIDYLDLKARSRVGGISLNFAVHARHAGAESVASVSAAPGPTRQRQ encoded by the coding sequence GTGCAGTACGGCGGGCCCTGGGCCGAGAACTGGTGGTACGAGCACTACGACATTTTGAGTGATGCCAAGCTCACGCGTTTCACGCCGTTTTCGGAACTCGAGCGTCGTGGACTGCGTCGGCCACAGTGGTTTCGCGACAGCGAATATTCGTTCACGCTGTTCGCCGAGCAGGCGAAGAAGGTGGTCGAGGCGGGTGGCCGTGTCGGGCTGGGCGGCCACGGACAACTGCAAGGTCTTGGCGTGCACTGGGAACTCTGGACGATTGCCAAAGGCGGCATGAAGCCGATGGACGCGTTGCGCGTGGGAACGATTTATGGCGCCGAGTCCATTGGTTTGGCGCGGGACCTGGGGTCGGTAGAAGCGGGCAAGCTGGCCGACATTCTGGTGCTCGACGGCAATCCACTGGATGACATCGCCAACACCAACACGATTCGCTACGTGATGAAGAACGGACGGGTGTACGGGGGTGACAGTCTCAACGAGATCTGGCCACGGCAACGTGCGATGCCGAAGCAGTGGTGGATGACGAACGAGCGGCGCCGAAGTAGTCCGACGTCTTTCATGCGCATCGCCGCCGTGGGCGGAAGTGCACCATCGATCGATTACCTCGACCTCAAAGCGCGGTCGCGCGTGGGCGGCATCTCGCTCAACTTCGCGGTGCATGCCCGGCACGCTGGCGCCGAGTCCGTGGCGAGCGTCAGCGCTGCACCGGGGCCGACGCGGCAGCGTCAGTAG
- a CDS encoding M48 family metalloprotease: protein MQQGQGANVGLSLLCTLTNVCESGATQAAINIGGSALFARFSRGDEAQADEEAVATVVKAGISPLGIPEMFRLLMAARQSNPSSLDAFFASHPLEESRVAATEAQIAKYPASALQRLTRDTNAFQTFRRRLLLLPPSPAPRRTDRRRETKGRIRVRMRPVETGELVVALLHALEPHPAHATVGDGEAVHLPRTIARELEGRAERRGEDIARRRGQRGVIELAMEHDQRRIRDAQVVAHVELLAVEGPRIRRQRRTIGGERRLTTEDERTRGVRTCATPVTVVPDERRTRAFALAAMRAEVSLVITGAPVAKRGGCRPPSVRAHGLAHGVAIRPHPALLDFGRDGPRGPCRSEGLPRGAGTKQDVEHVSREDVQRGDGGVAQNGDRDPAFRITFDLHAIAGIGTTMPDGREPAILEDGGP, encoded by the coding sequence ATGCAGCAGGGCCAGGGCGCCAACGTCGGCCTGTCATTGCTCTGTACCCTCACCAACGTCTGCGAGAGCGGTGCCACACAGGCCGCCATCAACATCGGCGGCAGCGCGCTGTTCGCGAGGTTCAGTCGCGGCGACGAGGCGCAGGCCGATGAAGAAGCGGTGGCGACCGTCGTGAAGGCGGGGATATCGCCGTTAGGCATCCCGGAGATGTTTCGCCTCCTGATGGCGGCGCGCCAGTCCAACCCCAGCTCCCTCGACGCGTTCTTCGCCAGCCATCCGCTCGAGGAGAGTCGCGTCGCGGCGACCGAGGCGCAGATCGCCAAGTACCCGGCGAGCGCGCTGCAGCGACTGACGCGGGACACGAACGCGTTCCAGACCTTCCGTCGTCGCCTGTTGTTGCTGCCGCCGTCGCCTGCACCCAGGCGAACTGACCGGCGCCGTGAGACGAAGGGGCGCATCCGTGTGCGGATGCGCCCCGTCGAGACCGGCGAGCTCGTGGTCGCGCTACTTCATGCGCTCGAACCGCACCCCGCGCACGCGACCGTCGGTGATGGTGAAGCCGTTCACCTTCCCCGTACGATCGCGCGTGAACTGGAAGGTCGCGCCGAACGCCGCGGTGAAGACATCGCGAGACGCCGGGGCCAGCGGGGAGTCATCGAGCTTGCGATGGAACATGACCAGCGACGAATCCGCGACGCGCAGGTCGTAGCGCACGTCGAGCTCCTCGCTGTAGAAGGCCCCCGCATACGCCGCCAGCGCCGCACGATCGGGGGTGAACGGCGCCTCACGACGGAAGATGAGCGGACGCGTGGTGTGCGCACCTGCGCCACCCCGGTCACCGTGGTGCCTGACGAGCGCAGGACCCGCGCATTCGCGCTCGCTGCGATGCGCGCCGAGGTGTCGCTCGTGATCACGGGGGCGCCCGTCGCCAAGCGTGGAGGGTGTCGCCCGCCAAGCGTACGCGCGCACGGCCTGGCTCACGGAGTCGCGATACGTCCCCACCCAGCGCTGCTTGATTTCGGCCGAGACGGCCCGCGGGGACCGTGTCGATCAGAGGGCCTGCCGCGGGGCGCTGGCACCAAGCAGGACGTCGAGCACGTTTCGCGTGAGGACGTTCAGCGTGGCGATGGCGGCGTTGCACAGAACGGCGATCGCGATCCCGCGTTCCGGATAACGTTCGACCTGCACGCGATAGCCGGCATCGGCACCACCATGCCCGATGGCCGAGAGCCCGCGATACTTGAAGATGGAGGTCCGTAG
- a CDS encoding serine hydrolase: protein MSGIPNYGQRITVRQLIHHTSGLRDQWQLLGYAGWRFPRPDHRAGRPANGLSRQKGTNFAPGAEWAYSNTGYTAGRIVKRVSGSRCASLPRTHLCPAGDARHALPRRHDDRTGRTSAYEPRPWRRVEDLHPGLRHVRSDVALHDCGRHAHVDG from the coding sequence ATGTCCGGGATTCCCAACTACGGGCAGCGCATCACCGTGCGCCAGCTCATCCACCACACGAGCGGACTGCGCGACCAGTGGCAGCTGCTGGGCTACGCCGGCTGGCGCTTTCCGAGACCTGATCACCGAGCAGGACGTCCTGCGAATGGTCTCTCGCGGCAGAAGGGGACCAACTTTGCGCCGGGAGCGGAGTGGGCGTACTCCAACACCGGCTACACTGCTGGCAGGATCGTGAAGCGCGTGAGCGGAAGTCGCTGCGCGAGTTTGCCCAGAACGCATCTTTGCCCCGCTGGGGATGCGCGACACGCACTTCCACGACGACACGATGATCGTACGGGGCGCACCTCGGCGTACGAACCGCGTCCCTGGCGGCGGGTGGAAGATCTCCATCCCGGTCTTCGACACGTACGGAGCGACGTCGCTCTTCACGACTGCGGGCGACATGCTCACGTGGATGGGTAA
- a CDS encoding PD40 domain-containing protein has product IWSLDIATGKETPIPFTADVDQMIGELVRFTYPVNDSVLTVRQIRGARPSPDGKRLVFSALDRLWTMDLPAGTPRRVTTSTDGEHAPVWSPDGKVHRVCLLDGGRGDIWRVPADGGQPSEAHHAVGVLRQHHVFADRFAYCGQSRPARSARF; this is encoded by the coding sequence AGATCTGGTCGCTCGACATCGCGACAGGCAAAGAGACACCGATTCCGTTCACCGCCGACGTGGATCAGATGATCGGTGAGCTGGTGCGCTTCACGTACCCCGTGAACGACAGCGTGCTCACCGTGCGTCAGATTCGCGGCGCACGGCCGTCACCTGATGGCAAACGTCTTGTGTTCTCCGCGCTCGATCGCCTGTGGACGATGGACCTTCCGGCGGGCACACCCAGGCGTGTGACAACATCCACCGACGGCGAACACGCACCGGTGTGGTCGCCCGATGGCAAAGTACATCGCGTATGTCTCCTGGACGGAGGACGGGGTGACATTTGGCGCGTACCCGCTGACGGCGGGCAGCCGTCCGAAGCTCACCACGCAGTCGGCGTTTTACGACAACATCATGTATTCGCCGACCGGTTCGCGTATTGTGGCCAATCGCGCCCCGCACGCAGCGCGCGATTCTGA